Below is a genomic region from Ascaphus truei isolate aAscTru1 chromosome 5, aAscTru1.hap1, whole genome shotgun sequence.
tggtacacagccgaaataacaaaacttgtatcagtgtccaattatttccggactaattgtaatatatatatatatatatatatatatatatatatatcttatactatattagtgaaagcactgtatgtttgtttgcctgcctgcctgcatgcatgcctgcctgctggatgtccggtgtccctagcggcaatctcattggtcccttggcccgcccgcccccgcacacctctcattggcctcacacactcacaccactcccttggcccgccccccacacctctcattggcctgaggcggagtgacgggccaaaggtccaaaaaaataaaaaaaaaaacacacacacacacacacacacacacacacacacacacacacacacacacacacacacacacacacacacctctctcccctctccaaatcaccttttccccctccccagcggcatcacctcttccccctccccagcggcatcacctcttccccctccccagcggcatcacctcttccccctccccagcggcatcacctcttccccctccccagcggcatcacctcttccccctccccagcggcatcacctcttccccctccccagcggcatcacctcttcctcctccccagcggcatcacctcttccccctccccagcggcatcacctctccccgctccaaatcacctctccccgctccaaatcacctctccccgctccaaatcacccctccccgctcccaatcacctctcccccctccccgctccaaatcacctctcccccctccccgctccaaatcacctcgcttcccgcagctgccacgcggcgcgtaagatggcggacccccttcctccctcgcggcgccgagtcagacggtggcggcgcccggaagtacaggtaggtgtcgctccccacctccggcgccaaacggaactgaaaaagggcgcatcaactgaggtgtgtgtgtgtgtgtgtgtgtgtgtgtgtgtgtgtgtgtgtgtgtgtgtgtgtgtgtgtgtgtgtgtgtgtgtcactgtccactgcccccccctcctatccactgccccccccctcctgtccactgcccccccctcctgtccactgcccccccctcctgtccactgcccccccctcctgtccactgcccccccctcctgtccactgcgtcccccctcctgtccactgcgtcccccctcctgtccactgcgtcccccctcctgtcccccctcctgtccactgccccccctcctgtccactgcccccccctcctgtccactgcccccccctcctgtccactgcccccccccctcctgtccactgccccccccctcctgtccactgcccccccctcctgtccactgccccctccctcctgtccactgccccccccctcctgtccactgccccccccctcctgtccactgccccccccctcctgtccactgcccccccctcctgtccactgccccccccctcctgtccactgccccccccctcctgtccactgccccccccctcctgtccactgccccccccccctcctgtccactgcccccccccctcctgtccactgccccccccccctcctgtccactgcccccccccctcctgtccactgccccccccctcctgtccactgccccccccctcctgtccactgccccccccctcctgtccactgccccccccccctcctgtccactgcccccccccctcctgtccactgccccccccctcctgtccactgccccccccctcctgtccactgccccccccccctcctgtccactgcccccccccctcctgtccactgccccccccctcctgtccactgcccccccccctcctgtccactgccccccctcctgtccactgccccctccctcctgtccactgccccctccctcctgtccactgccccccccctcctgtccactgcccccccccctcctgtccactgccccccccctcctgtccactgcaggaaatgcagggggaggaatccatgcctttgaggcgccccccccctccctttgacgcccccccccctccctttgacgcccccccccctccctttgacgccccccccccctccctttgacgcccccccccctccctttgacgccccccccccctccctttgacgcccccccccctccctttgacgccccccccctccctttgacgcacgcacgcacacactgactgacgcgcacacaaagcctaactgacgcacgcacacactgactgaggcacacactgactgtgtgtgcgtcagtcagtctgtgtgtgtttgtgtttctgcctcagactcactgacgcgcgagcaaacacacagtgactgacgcacacacgctacatgaagctgtaaaggagggagggaggggggggactggattgatgtgaatgggggacaaacagagagaggggggaggagagagaggaacgggaacattacatcccgggcaacgccgggtctctcagctagtatatatatatatgtgtgtatatatatatgtgtgtatatatatatgtatatatatatatatatatatatatatgtatatatatataactttacaTTCCCATTAGGCATAAAACATTTACCAAATAAACAGTCACAAAGGTAACTGAAACACAATCTCCAAATTCTTTGGTAAACACCATTTTCTGGTGATCTACTGAATAGTCAACAATAAAAACCAAAGATTAGGAAAAGCAGTGGTAATTAGTTAACaaacattattatatattatataaaacacaccagACACAATACAGGGAtaagtggtaaaaaaaaaacattgcatagAAGAAAAGGAAAACATTGTTATTCAGTAATATTCTTATGTAGCGTTGAACGTGCATACAAACCTTTTACAGGCACGAGTTTCCATCCCACAGAGTTCCATCTCATTTTGGTGCCTGATTTACAAAGAGAAAATGTtatttgcccaatgtcacaaggagagGTGACAGTGAGCAGGGCCGTGGACAGGTGGTGAGGGCCATGGACAGGTGGTGAGAGCCATGGACGCGTGGTGAGAGCCATGGACAGGTGGTGAGGGCCATGGACAGGTGGTGAGGGCCATGGACGGGTAGTGAGGGCCATGGACGGGTGGTGAGGGCCATGGATGGGTGGTGAGGGCCATGGATGGGTGGTGAGGGCCATGGACAGGTGGTGAGAGCCATGGACAGGTGGTGAGAGCCATGGACAGGTGGTGAGGGCCATGGGCAGGTGGTGAGGGCCATGGACGGGTGGTGAGGGCCATGGACGGGTGGTGAGGGCCATGGATGGGTGGTGAGGGcccaggatgggtggtgagggccATGGACAGGTGGTGAGAGCCATGGACAGGTGGTAAGGGCCATGGACAGGTGGTGAGAGCCATGGACAAGTGGTGAGGGCCATGGACAGGTGGTGAGGGCCATGGACAGGTGGTGATGGCCATGGACAGGTGGAAAGGGCCATGGACAGGTGGTGAGGGCCATGGACAGGTGGTGAGGGCAATGGACAGGTGGTGAGGACCATGGACAGGTGGTGAGAGCCAGCACAACGGTACCAAGAATTACAGCAGATGTTGGCCCGGCAGAGCGACCTCGGAAGTTGGCCTCTGCAGGGTCCACAGGTACAAACAGGctcttccaccccaccccccctgctcaacAATCTGTGTGTGCTCCCCTTACTCCTGCTCAACAATCTGTGGGTGCTCCCCCCCGCTCAACAATCTGTGTGTGCTCCCCCATGCTCAACAACCTgtgtgtgctccccccccccgcccaacaACCTGTGTGtactccctgccccccctgctcaaCAACCTGTGTGTGCTCCCCCCATGCTCAACAACCTGTGTGTGCTCCCCCCGCCCAACACCCTGTGTGtactccctgcccccctgctcaACAACCTGTGTGTGCTCCCCCCAAGCTCAACAACCTGTGTTTGCTCCCTCCCCGCTCAACAACCTgtgtgtgctcccccccccccaacaacctGTGTGTACTCCCCGCCCCCCGTCTCCCCACCCCCTGCGCCCCTGCTCCCCTGCTCAACGGCTTAGCAACTACTCCATCCCCCTGCTCAACTATCGGGGGTCCAGGAAAAGTCTTTAGTTAGTGGGTGTGACCTGAGCTCCCCAGCTTTAATGATATTTCTTCTGCAAAAAAATAATAGAAACTTGGAAGCAGCAATTCCCCCTAccaagccccccctccctcccctcttccctctacccttccattccctttccccttccctcccccccagctctggggacccctggtgCCACTTCCTGGTGCTGCACTGggttttaaatggccatccaataggaagccacacaaAAATGACATGTCGGCTTCCTATTGATCTAAAGATTTCAATCGCCATGTTTCCCCTTTAGGGGACTGATATGCAGGTACCTACAACGATACGTATCCCAGGGACTGGGGTCCCCAGCAATAAAAATAGCCCTGGAGACCCCCCAAGTTCCAGTCTTGTGATTGCGGCTGTAAAGGGAAGACCTCATACAGTATATTCCAGGTACACACGCTACCATTAATTAAACTAGCCCCCAGCATTGCCAGCAAGAAGCACCTGCATCAACAATCTAAaaatggaattaaaaatgtacagtattttgatACAATTACAAAAAAATGTATCCAACTTTATTTCATTCTGCATTAATAATGTCTTCAAAACAGCAATATAGAACCAACCTAGAAGCGTGTTTATTTGTtgttacattatttttatttttaattaaatccAGTGTTGATCCAAGTTAGGCAGCAGATTGCTTTTCTTATAACTAAAAATGCAATTATtgctggagggggggaagggggagacttTAAATTCTCATTGGGCAAAAAACATTGCCAAATTGTCAACATTCAATTAAGGAATGATCAGATAAATCTTTTGTTTAATGTGCCAGTGAACGTCTGCAACCTGGTAACCTTCCCAATCTGATTGTACCCAGCTCAGCACACGGCACACTGCATTGCAATGAAAAGATCTCACTCCCCTGGCACATGAGGTCTCTTTATCACAGGGCACAAAGTTGTGTGTTGCCTGGGACTCGGTCACTTCTTGCAGTGAGAACAGCCAGTCTCTTCCTGGGACATCTCAGTAATCTCTCTGGTCTTGTGCAGCAGCAGAGATAAAAGTCACAGACAATCCTCCCCTTTACGTCAGTAGATGTTTGGGCTGAAGGAAAAGTCTCCCGGAGTAACTTCCCCAAACTGTGAGCCTGGAAAACAGGGTGAAGGTGGCTGGAAAGGAAACCTCAGCAGGACAGTGACAGGCGCAGTCTGCAAGGGGCCAGAGCAGAAGATATCTGGCTGCAGGGATTGAGCATTCCCAGGGTATGGAGATCTGAACCCCCCTCCTGTGCCCTCTGCTGATGTCAGTTGAATCTGGGACCCTCTCCCAAAGAACGACTCACACTTTCTCCATCAGAACCTCGTGGAGCTTTCTGATTGTCTTGTGAAGTCACCTCTGGAAGTAAAGTCACAGCATCTCCGTTACAATGTGGCACTGCAGTGAGTATCCCATTCCTTTCCCAGACTGTGGGTGCATATCAGCAGGGCGAGCCATGGTTCCTGCTTTGCGTTCATGCTTAGTGTTGGTACATTTGGGGTAGTATGTAGTATAAAGATAGTGATATTTCATAATATTCCGGTTAACACTGGAATTCCTCCAGTATTACAGGGAAGAGTTACCTTAAATAGTTACTAGTTTCAGTTCACAAAACACAGCCAAAAGCCTGGCAAAGGAAAGGCTGTTTGCTGCTAATGCATTTCTTAAACTAATTAGCTGAATAGAAAAGCAAATACAATGTGTATTGTTAATGGATTATTATGTTGTTAACtggaaatattgattttgatGTGTTTGTATGAATTGGGGGCTGTGATACATAACAGACACAGGATACAGAACTGTAACTCTGAAAGCACGTGCTGGATCCAGCTCTTCAAAGCTTGTCAAGCTGTCTCTATCTGAACTGTCTGCTCAGCAGGCAGCCTCTCATTAGCCTCTCATTAGCCTCTCATTAGGCAGTGAGCAGCAGCCCTGAGTCAGTGAACTATTCACACACTCAGTGCTGAAGCCTTTTGCTGCAGAACCCTCTGGTATGGTGGCAGATTGGGGAGGAGCTTCTGTGTGAACCTTACCTCCTTACCTTTGTATCACTACATGGAATATTGGTAATCAGTTGTATGCCATTTACCCTCTTTCAGCCCAACCCTACTGCTCCTGTACATCagctgataataataatagcccCTTCAGTTCCAGAGGGTCCTTATGGCTATGAAGAACATTGGTCTGTGACTCTCCAGCGGTTAATGACTCATCACAGAAAATCCTGTATTGATGGACTCTTTGCCGCTACAGGCgctattgttatttatttataaggccCCAACAtacgtcacagcgcagtacaaaaTGAAAATCAGCGCTGTAGAAAATGACACAAGTTTCAGCGTCCGTCTCTTTAATAGATAATTGCACTGGCTTCTTTACTGCCTCTATTTTCAACCTCAAAAGTTGGACAGACCCAAACGCTGAGTGTGTTCTGAACCCTCAGGCAGTAAAAGGGTCAACATTGAAAAAACAAGGACAATAATAGAGAATTGTGAGAAAACACAATCTGCTAAAAATTCCCGAAGTTTAATATGTTTTGAAACCATTGAGCGTAATTTCAGAGTTTTGTTAGAGAAACGTCCTTGACTTTCACACCCTTTACCTCACTGGGCCAGCATTGCAGTATGGCGCCTCTGCCTAGCAATGAATGGGAACTGCAGCTGCTATCAAAGCAGCTTTGGAAACCCAGCATCTTATTCAATAGACTGAGTTAAAGACATAATGTTGCTTAATAATGCCAACATTCATACACGTGCTCATTTCCTTGCGAAACTTCTGGAAGACTGCGATGTAAGGTGAGAGATTGGGCTGTAATGCATTGCACAAATGGTAACGTCTTGATAAACCCTGCTCTCCTTGTCTGTACGAGGAAAAAGAATATACTTAATCATTGAATGTTTCTTAAAATAGCTTGGTTCTGTAGCATTCCTGCAAATAACACAAAGtactaaaaatattatttatgaaCTTGCAAATATACTGATAGTCCTGCACGAGGGTCCTGGGAAGGTACATTATTTCATGGCCAGAACAGTTTGAAAACTCCGAAATCAATATTTACAGTAAGAAAAAGATTCACGTGAACAAAACATGACTTTTTTTttagacagaaaaaaaaaagatctttTTTCTCTCCAGGGAATCAAACAGAGTTTATAccacaatactgtacattgctgAGTTTAATTGTTGCCCTGGTCTTTCCCCTATACAGATAACCTGAAAAACAAGCACTCATTGGGCATGGTGTAGCCACTAAACATGAGTAGAGTGCCTGACCCCATGATGGAGTGGCTACTTCTTTGGTTACTCCGAGGGTTAATGTTTGTTCATGGATCACTCTTCCTCAGGTTCTCCAATGAAATCTGAATTATAAAAGCATTGTTCCATAGTCTATTCACCACGTTAGAGGCTAACACGTAGACAAGTGCTCCGGAAATGAGCTGCTAGAATGTCATCTCAGTGGTGGGACAATGTGggatattaaaatacattattatttattttcaaatatacagtatgttgggtTATAGAGCAGAAAATAGGTGTTTAGTGgagttttgtttttcttttccatTTAAAAGTGTATTTGCCTATTTTTTTCTTATTACTTAGTTCAAAGTTTTAGTAGACGTATTGGAGAAACGCTGTTGTAGCCAGTGATATTTTGTAATTGACCAATGTTACAGAAAAGACCCATGATGTTTCAGAAGataaatatactatattatatatttatactaaGAAGACCACGTGTTTGGCCCATTCAAATATATTCTAACCTACAGGTATGGAAGTTGTCTGCATTGATGCATGTATAAAAATAAAGACCCTTGTCTCACCTTTTTTTGCTTTAGATTACTCCTTCAGAAGATAGCAGGTGGGAATGGATCCCTTGAGCTACGATATATAATCATCAATCTCTTGCTCGGAAGAAGAGCATGATAGCAGCAGAATGCTAGCCCGGAAGAGCATTATTCCAGAGGAATATGTCTTAGCAAGAATTGCAGCTGAGAATCTACGTAAACCACGGGTCTGTGACCGTACACGCAAAGCCCGTTTTGTTGCCAAGAGTGGAGCATGCAATGTTGCCCATAAAAACATTCGGGAGCAAGGACGCTTTCTGCAGGACGTGTTCACCACTCTGGTGGACCTGAAGTGGCGTCATACACTGGTCATCTTCACCATGTCCTTTCTGTGCAGTTGGCTGCTCTTCGCCATGATGTGGTGGCTTGTGGCCTTTGCCCATGGAGACATGGACATGATCAGGAACAATGTAAAATACCTGGAGCCATGTGTGACCAATGTAAAGTAAGTtaagagggaggaagggaggaacaCTTTGTAAAATGGCATCTAGTTGGAAACATCTGGAAGACTTTAGGctaatattcatttttattacagTGTTGTTATATTTAGGTCAAGTTATTTATAactttattaaaataaacaaCCAAAACTGATGGCTATAAAATCCTTAAATGAACTTGGAGTAATGATCATATTTGGATGTAGCATCCAATAAGTGCCGTTTCACTGCTTAACCCACCAAAAACGTACAATTATTTTGACACTTCTTGTCTTATTTGAGGAAGCTGGTGTGTGAGGAGCGTGCAGGTAAGGCCGCCGCCGCCAATGCAAATATCAAATAACATTACATGAAATGAGATGGATGTTACAAATGTTACAAAGAAAAATGAGACATTTTGATGAATATGTGTAACTATTACCTGTATTAGACATAAAAACGTAAGGCAGAAGTATCTTTCATAGCTAACTTGTTGTTAAAAAGAGCGCATGCTTTCAGGTTCACAATGGCCCTTTGCTCAGGTAACATCTGCATGAAGAATGGACCTTTGTGGTCCTGAAAGCTGCATTCTTTATGACAACGAGTGAAGTATTAAAGGTATCACTTCTTCCTTGCTGTTCATGGCCTATTCTGCGGGCTAACACAGTACCATTCTCTATTGGTAATGTCTGGCTAACACGGTGCCATTCTCTATTGGTAATGTCTGGCTAACACGGTACCATTCTCTATTGGTAATGTCTGGCTAACACGGTACCATTCTCTATTGGTAATGTCTGGCTAACACGGTACCATTCTCTATTGGTAATGTCTGGCTAACACAGTACCATTCTCTATTGGTAATGTCTGGCTAACACGGTACCATTCTCTATTGTTTATGTCTGGCTAACACGGTACCATTCTCTATTGGTAATGTCTGGCTAACACGGTGCCATTCTCTATTGGTAATGTCTGGCTAACACGGTACCATTCTCTATTGGTAATGTCTGGCTAACACGGTGCCATTCTCTATTGGTAATGTCTGGCTAGCATGGTACTTTTCTCTATTCGTAATGTCTGGCTAACACAGTACCATTCTCTGTTGGTTATGTCTGGCTAGCATGGTACTATTCTCTATTCGTAATGTCTGTATTGTTGCACTTATTGCCTATAAAATATTTATAACTGTGAAACACACAACTGTATTAGCCCAGtggtgatcaactccagtcctcaagaccccccaataggtaaggttttcaggatatcccagcttcagcacaggtggctcaatcagtccctgcttcagcacaggtggctcaatcagtctttgactgtgcaGTCTTTGCACTACCGTGGGATAGCATGGGAGGTCGTGATAGATGTAAATAGTGCATGGGATTCCAAACCCTCAAATTCTCCCCATGAGGCTAAGTGAGCCTCTATCTCATTACATAAAGGAAAAAACTCCCTCTCATCCTTCATTTTATCAGTGCAATGGCATTTTGCTTTGATGCACAATGCCATTTTTGCTGATTGTGTCAAATATAAGAGGAAACATATTATTCATAGTTTCTTGCTGGGAAAATCTGATGGTTTTACTTTAACATTTGGTACCAAGACTGGGCCTGGACATTTGAATTTGTCTGCTAACTGTAGATGTCAACCCAGTATCTAAAATGCGGGGGAACCGTTTCAgacgaggagaatcctgcttgtgcaacAACACAACATAGCCAAGcacattcttcaaagtgcaggtctcctctaggacagaggtacaacgtacgtctctactcacaagttcacaatgcaattcttcatatattgtgacagccaagaacagaggaggaacaCGTTGCAGGTCCCATATGGATTTTTCAcccgatgaaaggtccatatgggaccttaAATGTTGTTCCTCCTCCCAACTATTTCGGTTGGGAGATGTAACTCTCAGTTAGAACAACCAGTTTGCTTAGAATATTGCACCGTTTACAGTAGTACAAGATTTCATGGAAACTTTGTGTTGACTCCaaccagtggcgtagctagatatTCACGGGTCCCCGGGCAAAAAtaatttcagggccccattaatattaatactgactgcaattttttctccctcccccatcctctccctgattctTTATCTCAttatccctcctcatctctccccatccctcctcatcatcattcctcatcatcaccatctctccccctccacaacatcatctctccccctcatcatctctccccatccctcctcgtcATCACCCCTGATCATCAtcttcatctctccccctccccatcatctctccccctcttcctcctactcatcatctctcctcctcatctcccccctcttcatctcttcccccctcatcatgatttctcctcctcatctcccccctcatcatcagctctttccccctcctcaactctccccccctcctcatcatcaactatctcaccatcatcatcatcatcatcatcatcatcatcatcatcatcatcatcatcatcatcatcatcatcatcatcatcatcatcagctctctccctctcatcatcagCACTCCCCCCacgtcatcatcatcagatctccccctccttagggtgaccagattttcaaatgtaaaaaactgggacaaatgtgcccccccccttttttttgctttcctccatctcccccatcctctgtctatgtccccctcatcctcactctctccctcccccatctccactctctccctccccccatcctcactctctccccccagcctcactctctcccccccattctctatcCTCCCTCTCCGCCCAATCCTCTCCCCCATatactctcctccctcacccccccatcctctctcctccctctcccccatcctctctcctcccactccctccatcctctctcctcccactccccctcctcactcttccttctcacctcctctctcttccctctcccccttctctctccctccttccccccatcctctatctttctcctcccttccccccatccccactctctctcttccccatcctctctctcctccctccctcaccctctctcctccctcccccccaccctctctctcctccctcccccgaccCTCTCTCCTCAACCGGCATCATCCTCTGATCCCCTCCAACCCACCCAAGCCTGTCTCTATctgaagagagacagatgggcaaccgacagggggggagagcgggccccccaaCTTTGCCCTGGCTATAGCTACACCCCTAACTCCAACTAAAAATATAAATCTCATAAAATAAGGTTAACATAATTTAGGGAACAAGGTATTTTGTTAATGGGAATATCTTTCAGGAGGGCGCTAGATGAGTTGGGATCTTACTGTTATTACCTTCATGTATTTCACCCAGTGTATTAATTACTTGTTTGTTTTTAACAGGTCTTTCACTTCTGCCTTTCTTTTCTCCATTGAGGTCCAAGTAACCATTGGttttggagggagaatgatgACGGAAGAGTGCCCATTGGCAATCTCCCTCTTGATTATGCAAAACATTGTGGGCTTAATCATTAATGCGGTCATGCTGGGTTGCATTTTTATGAAAACAGCCCAGTCGCACAGAAGGGCAGAGACCTTGATCTTCAGCCGATATGCCGTCATAGCCGTGCGTAACGGCAAACTATGCTTCATGCTCCGGGTTGGAGACCTGAGGAAAAGCATGATTATCAGCGCCTCTGTGAGGATCCAGGTTGTACGGAAGACTGTCACTGCTGAAGGGGAAGTCGTTCCCATTCACCAAATAGACATCCCAATTGAGAATTCAATCGAGAGCAACAATATTTTCCTTGTGGCTCCTTTGATTATTTGCCACGTGATAGACAAGCGTAGCCCGCTCTATGAGATTTCTGCCTCTGACTTGTCCACTCAAGATCTGGAAGTTATAGTCATACTTGAAGGAGTTGTGGAAACCACAGGTATAACAACTCAAGCCAGAACCTCCTACGTCACTGAAGAAATCCAATGGGGACATCGGTTTGTATCTATTGTAACTGAAGAAGAAGGGGTTTATTCAGTTGATTATTCCAAGTTTGGAAACACCGTTAAAGTGGCAGCTCCCCGTTGCAGTGCCAGAGAGTTGGACGAAAAACCATCTATTCTAATCCAAACGCTTCAGAAAAGTGAACTGTCTCATCAGAACTCACTGAGGAAACGGAATTCCATGAGAAGGAACAACTCAATGCGAAGAAACAACTCGATGCGAAGAAATAACTCGGGTCTCATTGCGCCCAAAGTACAGTTTATT
It encodes:
- the KCNJ8 gene encoding ATP-sensitive inward rectifier potassium channel 8 — protein: MLARKSIIPEEYVLARIAAENLRKPRVCDRTRKARFVAKSGACNVAHKNIREQGRFLQDVFTTLVDLKWRHTLVIFTMSFLCSWLLFAMMWWLVAFAHGDMDMIRNNVKYLEPCVTNVKSFTSAFLFSIEVQVTIGFGGRMMTEECPLAISLLIMQNIVGLIINAVMLGCIFMKTAQSHRRAETLIFSRYAVIAVRNGKLCFMLRVGDLRKSMIISASVRIQVVRKTVTAEGEVVPIHQIDIPIENSIESNNIFLVAPLIICHVIDKRSPLYEISASDLSTQDLEVIVILEGVVETTGITTQARTSYVTEEIQWGHRFVSIVTEEEGVYSVDYSKFGNTVKVAAPRCSARELDEKPSILIQTLQKSELSHQNSLRKRNSMRRNNSMRRNNSMRRNNSGLIAPKVQFITPEEQGATET